In Verrucomicrobiia bacterium, a single window of DNA contains:
- a CDS encoding phosphoribosyltransferase family protein: MRFANRKEAGALLGRRLKERGTPIDMVLGLPRGGVVVAAEVARALTRPLDALVVRKIGHPVQREFAVGAIAERGIQLLDPAAPTGSPALDRVIAEEKQRLARVERLFAINRRPPLSGFQVLLVDDGLATGATMEAAARSVRAQRARRVVVAVPVASTHAVNRLGRLADEILTLINDPALEAIGCYYDVFDQTSDEEVIQLLDAGRQTPLPAPAAAPG; this comes from the coding sequence GTGAGGTTTGCCAATCGCAAAGAGGCCGGTGCATTGTTGGGGCGTCGGTTGAAGGAACGCGGAACGCCCATCGACATGGTGCTCGGTTTGCCGCGCGGAGGCGTGGTGGTTGCGGCGGAGGTCGCCCGCGCGCTGACCCGGCCGCTGGATGCTTTGGTTGTGCGCAAAATCGGCCATCCGGTGCAGCGCGAATTCGCCGTCGGTGCGATCGCGGAACGCGGCATCCAACTGCTTGATCCGGCCGCGCCCACCGGCAGTCCGGCGCTGGACCGGGTCATCGCCGAGGAAAAACAACGGCTGGCGCGGGTGGAACGCCTGTTTGCCATCAACCGCCGGCCGCCACTGTCCGGGTTTCAGGTGTTGTTGGTGGACGACGGGCTTGCCACCGGTGCCACCATGGAGGCCGCCGCCCGTTCCGTGCGCGCCCAACGGGCCCGGCGCGTTGTCGTCGCGGTTCCGGTCGCTTCCACCCACGCCGTCAACCGCCTGGGCCGGCTCGCCGACGAGATCCTGACCTTGATCAACGATCCCGCCCTGGAGGCCATCGGCTGCTACTACGATGTCTTTGACCAGACGAGCGACGAAGAGGTCATTCAACTGCTGGATGCAGGACGGCAAACGCCGCTTCCCGCACCCGCCGCCGCACCCGGTTAG
- the pyrH gene encoding UMP kinase, giving the protein MKNSPPPKYRRILLKLSGEALGGQAGIGIDPDAVHGMAAQIREVKELGVQVVVVIGGGNIFRGLPGSEKGIERATGDYMGMLATVINSLALQDALEKLGVPTRVQSAIAMSQVAEPFIRRRAVRHLEKGRVVIFGGGTGNPYFSTDTAAALRANEIGAEVILKATKVDGIYDCDPKKNPKAKRFTDISYTEALVKRLKVMDSTAFSLCMDNKMPIVVFDFFKPHNLRDIVIGKKVGTLVTS; this is encoded by the coding sequence ATGAAAAACTCACCCCCACCCAAATACCGCAGAATTCTCCTCAAGCTGAGTGGCGAAGCCCTCGGCGGCCAGGCCGGCATCGGCATTGATCCCGACGCCGTGCATGGCATGGCCGCGCAGATTCGGGAGGTCAAGGAACTCGGCGTGCAGGTGGTGGTGGTCATCGGCGGCGGCAACATCTTCCGCGGCCTGCCCGGCAGCGAGAAGGGCATCGAACGCGCCACCGGCGATTACATGGGCATGCTGGCCACCGTCATCAATTCGCTCGCGCTCCAGGACGCGCTCGAAAAACTCGGCGTGCCCACCCGCGTGCAAAGCGCCATCGCCATGTCGCAGGTGGCCGAGCCCTTCATCCGGCGTCGCGCCGTGCGCCATCTGGAGAAGGGCCGCGTGGTGATTTTTGGCGGCGGCACGGGCAACCCGTATTTCTCCACCGACACCGCCGCCGCCCTGCGCGCAAATGAAATCGGCGCCGAGGTCATTTTGAAGGCCACCAAGGTGGACGGCATTTACGACTGCGACCCGAAGAAGAATCCCAAGGCCAAACGTTTCACCGACATCAGCTATACCGAAGCGCTCGTGAAGCGATTGAAGGTCATGGATTCCACGGCGTTCTCGTTGTGCATGGACAACAAGATGCCGATCGTCGTCTTTGATTTCTTCAAGCCGCACAACCTGCGCGACATCGTCATCGGCAAAAAAGTCGGCACGCTGGTCACCAGTTGA